The Setaria italica strain Yugu1 chromosome IX, Setaria_italica_v2.0, whole genome shotgun sequence genome has a window encoding:
- the LOC101760281 gene encoding E3 ubiquitin-protein ligase Os03g0188200-like, which produces MATAVVAAAPPPPALPERRVPVVPQLADDGGGGGGRGDVRGSSAGGGGSGSGGVAGISPSILIIAVIVVVMLLASLCIHYFIRHLCRHVGPAGSSSASSRQAPPLPLVVRPAAGASVAPADGQGGGGGGGKAAAAAEAEAERLIARLPLFTLSSSLASVPKSSRDCAVCQSAFRDDDELRLLPACRHAFHSRCVDPWLRGNPSCPLCRASIALPHPPLTDLLRVELGSVSSRRSNPDAAAAAVRAYPLPSGLPNSASSEYLVEEEVQVVLKPSPHAAVGSSDPPSQQNQQPQPQQLAAVERGQPSSSTLGLTPTASFRSTAERWSSRWSNRWSSRWSSGRWSSRYDAGTVTAAATAEWWWDMDGGAAPAGRRREADDGSASFYGFVRWLTGAY; this is translated from the coding sequence ATGGCTaccgccgtcgtcgcggcggcgccgccacccccggcGCTGCCGGAGCGGAGAGTGCCAGTGGTGCCGCAGCTTGCGGAcgacggtggtggaggcggcggaaggGGGGACGTACGGGGGAGTagcgcgggtggcggcgggagcgggagcggtggCGTGGCGGGCATCTCGCCGAGCATCCTCATCATCGCGGTCATCGTGGTGGTGATGCTGCTCGCGTCGCTGTGCATCCACTACTTCATCCGCCACCTGTGCCGCCACGTGGGTCCCGCGGGGTCGTCCTCCGCTTCGTCCCGgcaggcgccgccgctcccgctcgtGGTgcgccccgcggcgggggcTTCCGTGGCGCCCGCTGACGgccagggaggaggaggtggaggtgggaaggccgccgcggcggcggaggcggaggcggagcggctCATCGCGCGCCTGCCGCTATTCACGCTGTCCTCGTCGCTGGCGTCGGTGCCCAAGTCGTCGCGCGACTGCGCCGTATGCCAGAGCGCGttccgcgacgacgacgagctccgCCTCCTGCCGGCCTGCCGGCACGCATTCCACTCCCGGTGCGTGGACCCGTGGCTGCGCGGGAACCCGTCGTGCCCGCTGTGCCGCGCCTCCATCGCGCTGCCCCACCCGCCGCTCACTGACCTCCTCCGTGTCGAGCTCGGAAGCGTGAGCAGCCGCCGCTCcaaccccgacgccgccgccgccgccgtccgcgcgtACCCGCTCCCGAGCGGCCTTCCAAACTCGGCGTCGTCGGAGTACCTCGTCGAAGAGGAGGTCCAGGTCGTGCTCAAGCCGAGCCCGCATGCCGCCGTCGGGTCCAGCGACCCGCCGAGCCAGCAGAATCaacagccgcagccgcagcagctcGCTGCAGTGGAGCGCGggcagccgtcgtcgtcgacctTGGGCCTGACCCCGACGGCGTCGTTCAGGTCCACGGCGGAGCGGTGGAGCAGCAGGTGGAGCAACCGGTGGAGCAGCCGGTGGAGCAGCGGGCGCTGGAGCAGCCGGTACGACGCCGGGaccgtgacggcggcggccacggcggagTGGTGGTGGGAcatggacggcggcgcggcccccgcggggaggcggcgggaggcagACGACGGCAGCGCGTCGTTCTACGGGTTCGTGCGGTGGCTCACGGGTGCATACTAG